CACGTTTCCTTTAAATAACTACTTTTGCTGTTTTCTACGACTTCTTGAGTAAATGGAAATAAATCAACACTGATGCGATAAACAGCACTATTCCATTGCTTTTGCATGACTGATTTCTTTTCAGTACAATAGtagaaacattaaaacacaaatatttcAATGAGTGGCTGTTGCACATTAAGCATAGTTTCTCTTAATTGTTAATTGTTGTACAAAATATGTTTACAATATAATGTAAAAGGTTTTTATTGTTCATATGTTTAATGGGATATTTGCTCCAAGATAAGAGGCATCATATCGCATATCTCTTATCTCCAGCTGATACATGATATCAAGTTATGTGTAAGGGCATTTTCGAGATACAACCttgatttattgtatttaaGGGCTGGTCTCTGCAAATGGAACTTCACTTCTCTTAGTCCATCAGTAAAGTGACACAATGAAGTTGCTCGTGGTCCTGTCAGCCCTCGTGGCTTTCTCCGAATGCATCCACAGGTAAGTCTGACCTGGCTGGTTGAAAAGCAATCCGTTCCTtcatttctttgacattttaaaccaGAATTGGCTGAAAGGCAATCTCTCCATCTAGTATTCCTGAAGGAAAGTCTAAAGGCCATTGCCATGCTTTGAGCTATCGTACTTTTCAAACTTGCACAAAGCTCAAAGTAACGCCTACTTTCTTATTTCTCCAGCTATAAAATGCTGGAcatctgtgtgttttattctgattctttattcatgtttctgtgtttagGATTCCCCTGATTAAGGGAAAGACTGCCAGGCAAGATCTGCAGGAGAAAGGACTATGGGAGGAGTACAGGAAGCAGTATCCATACAACCCCATGGTCAAGTTCGACCAGAGCGGTACTGAGTCCATGACCAACGATGCTGACGTAAGTCCAGACCAGAGACGACATTTATAGAATAGTTTTCCTAAAGAAAATTTATATCCATTACTGTTGCTGCaacacttaaaaaccaaaacatattttacatttgatTCAAGTTCATGTCTGCATCTGTTAATTTGTCCTCTTGTATCCCCCTAGTTGTCCTACTATGGTGTGATCTCCATCGGCACCCCTCCTCAGTCCTTCAGCGTCATCTTTGACACCGGCTCTTCCAACCTGTGGGTCCCTTCAGTCTACTGCTCCAGCCAGGCCTGCCGTAAGTGTTACTGAGACTACCAAGCTGTTAGAAGTCGGCTGATGTGCTTCAAACACAGGGGTAGAAAGTAACTAACTGTATTTACACAAGTACTGTATATGAGTACAATGTTGAGGTGTTTTAATCGCTTAATactttaattgagtatttttattCTGTGCTACTTTGTTCTGCTTTTAACTCCACTAAATTTGTCTGACAGACAACTATTGTTACTTGTTATTTTGCAGAAtaatattttacatacaaaGCAAGTATGCAAAACATGCAATTATTCTATGAACTACAATGCATAGATTGTTATAGATTAAATTACCTAACCGTGTATAAACTGGGTGTGGTGatgtggatatgacacatgcctttggtgtgggagaccggGTTTGATTCACACTGTGATACAtcgtccctgagcaagacacttaacccctaattgctccagaggcatgcgacctctgacatatatagaaatcgtaagtcgctttggataaaagctttagctaaatgtaatgtaaactaAAGTAGTAGTACAGTAGCTCCAGTTTCACCAGCTGCAACATACATAGCAATGCATCAGTTGTATACTTTGATTACAATGACAGGAATTCTGCAACATTAGTAATTCTGTCTTTGACactaaagtacattttgcttcTAATATGTATGTGCTTCTACTTAGGTAAAACGTCAGGAATATAACTTGTAATgcagtattttttgtttgttgtattttactaGTTCAATTACTTGTTTAACAACTAACACTTGGCAAAAAAATCCCAATCCTCTGCAGAGAACCACAATAAATTCAACCCGACGCAGTCCAGCACCTTCAAATGGGGCAGCGAGTCTCTGTCCATCCAGTACGGCACCGGCAGCATGACTGGACGTCTGGCCATTGACACTGTTGAGGTAACCAAAGCCCCTGGAACAAAATGCATAGTCTATTTAGACTTCAAACAGGCATGTCTCTGTGGTCTGTTGAactgtgactgacagctgtCTTGTGTGTCCAGGTGGGCGGCATCTCCGTGGCCAACCAGGTGTTTGGAATTAGCCAAACAGAGGCTCCCTTCATGGCTAGCATGGCGGCTGATGGCATCCTGGGATTGGCCTTCCAGTCCATTGCCTCTGACAATGTCGTGCCTGTCTTCGACAACATGGTCAGCGAAGGACTGGTGTCTCAGCCCATGTTCTCCGTCTACCTGAGCAGGTACTGAAACAGGATGGAAATCTGTTCGTTGTGAGTCCGTCATTTCCCTAGACATTTAATTTAAGTAtgacatttg
This genomic interval from Sander vitreus isolate 19-12246 chromosome 7, sanVit1, whole genome shotgun sequence contains the following:
- the LOC144520282 gene encoding pepsin A-like → MKLLVVLSALVAFSECIHRIPLIKGKTARQDLQEKGLWEEYRKQYPYNPMVKFDQSGTESMTNDADLSYYGVISIGTPPQSFSVIFDTGSSNLWVPSVYCSSQACQNHNKFNPTQSSTFKWGSESLSIQYGTGSMTGRLAIDTVEVGGISVANQVFGISQTEAPFMASMAADGILGLAFQSIASDNVVPVFDNMVSEGLVSQPMFSVYLSSQGEQGSEVVFGGVDSSHYTGQISWIPLSSATYWQIAMDSVTINGQTVACSGGCQAIIDTGTSLIVGPTSDINNMNSWVGASTDQYGDATVNCQNIGSMPEVTFTLNGNAFTIPASAYVSQTSYGCNTGFGQGGSDQLWILGDVFIREYYAIFDSQNQQIGLATSV